A region from the Salvia splendens isolate huo1 chromosome 15, SspV2, whole genome shotgun sequence genome encodes:
- the LOC121769278 gene encoding protein GDAP2 homolog isoform X1, whose translation MYRSGAATTYRGGMPTDSGDSVVTLDQVPCWSDSDFRYSYENEDPGFQNLHFPDPLTAASEGENGGNGMVSKFPMDREINSKIYLWMGNPWNLEVDAVVNSTNENLDEAHSSPGLHAAAGPGLAEECSTLGGCRTGMAKVTNAYDLPARRVIHTVGPKYAVKYHTAAENALSHCYRSCLELLIDNGLRSIAMGCIYTEAKNYPREPAAHVAIRTVRRFFEKQKDKIHAVVFCTTTSSDTEIYKRLLPLYFPRDKLEEEMAVSKLPADVGDENGETVIDERKIRIQPLPNLKKAASRPPQTSTDLADSNISLARRFVARHTFLSPFKSYIRDSSYLESYLDPAFMSLIKDPDQRRREQWEKSAQARNGWSFAKMLGYGDIGSPPLSAAEEYSLHSRYLAKANSLNLSDIAEMKIVYRGGVDSEGRPVMVVVGAHFLLRCLDLERFVLYIVKEFEPLIQKPYTIVYFHSTASLQIQPDLGWMKRLEQILGRKHQRNLHAIYILHPTFGLKTAILGLQMLVDNVVWKKVVYVDLLLQLFKYVPREQLTIPDFVFQHDIEVNGGKGLLVDPRTKYVYTRP comes from the exons ATGTACCGGTCTGGGGCCGCAACCACTTACCGAGGTGGAATGCCAACAGATAGTGGGGACTCTGTTGTGACCCTAGATCAAGTCCCGTGTTGGAGCGATTCAGACTTTAGGTACTCATATGAGAATGAAGATCCGGGGTTCCAGAATCTGCATTTTCCAGACCCATTGACTGCAGCATCTGAAGGGGAGAATGGTGGAAATGGAATGGTATCGAAGTTTCCCATGGATCGTGAAATTAACTCGAAAATATATCTTTGGATGGGCAACCCGTGGAATCTTGAGGTGGATGCTGTTGTAAATTCTACAAATGAG AACTTAGATGAAGCTCATAGTAGTCCTGGTCTGCATGCTGCAGCAGGACCGGGCCTTGCAGAAGAATGTTCAACCCTG GGTGGCTGTCGAACAGGAATGGCAAAAGTTACTAATGCTTATGATCTTCCAGCAAG GAGGGTCATACATACTGTAGGTCCCAAATATGCTGTAAAGTATCACACCGCTGCAGAGAATGCACTCAGTCATTGTTATCGATCTTGCCTTGAACTTCTCATTGATAATGGACTTCGCAG CATTGCTATGGGCTGTATATACACAGAAGCCAAAAACTATCCACGAGAACCAGCTGCACATGTGGCCATAA GAACCGTGAGGCGATTTTTTGAGAAACAAAAGGATAAAATACATGCAGTCGTTTTTTGTACCACAACATCATCTGATACAGAGATATACAAAAG ATTGCTTCCGCTTTACTTTCCACGTGATAAACTTGAAGAGGAGATGGCTGTTTCGAAGCTTCCTGCTGATGTTGGAGATGAAAATGGTGAGACGGTCATAGATGAACGCAAAATAAGGATACAACCTTTACCCAATTTGAAAAAGGCCGCCTCAAGACCTCCACAGACCTCTACTGATCTGGCAGACAGCAATATATCATTAGCAAGACGGTTCGTGGCTCGTCATACTTTTCTAAGCCCTTTTAAGTCATATATAAG GGACTCATCGTACTTGGAGTCTTATCTGGATCCTGCATTCATGTCCCTGATCAAAGATCCAGATCAGAGGCGCAGAGAACAATGGGAAAAATCCGCTCAGGCTCGAAATGGTTGGAGTTTTGCTAAAATGCTTGGATATGGAGACATTGGGAGTCCTCCTTTATCAGCTGCTGAAGAATACTCGCTCCATTCTCGATACCTTGCTAAAGCAAATTCACTTAATCTTTCTGATATTGCTGAAATGAAAATTGT TTACCGGGGTGGGGTTGATAGTGAAGGTCGTCCGGTGATGGTGGTGGTTGGAGCCCACTTTCTCCTAAGATGTCTTGATCTGGAGCGGTTTGTGCTTTACATAGTGAAG GAGTTTGAGCCATTGATACAGAAGCCTTACACAATAGTTTATTTCCACTCTACTGCATCATTGCAGAT ACAACCAGATCTGGGGTGGATGAAAAGGTTAGAGCAAATACTTGGTCGGAAACACCAACGCAATCTCCAT GCAATATACATTCTCCATCCAACCTTTGGTCTGAAGACTGCAATTTTAGGATTGCAGATGCTTGTAGATAATGTG
- the LOC121769498 gene encoding heparanase-like protein 2, producing the protein MGSNIFIIWCLIALSCLCCDAVEVKLVVKGSKSIAKTDEDFICATLDWWPETKCNYNQCPWGKAGILNLDLKNKILANAIRAFSSLRIRIGGSLQDQVVYDVVGASLRKCPHFKRMEGGLFGFSKGCLPKERWDQINNFFHEMGVRLTFGLNALVGMRKGGGPDDSLMVGEWDSKNAYDLINYTASKGYKIDSYELGNELCGSGVSARVEAVQYAKDTVALKKIVAKFYPNPATRPKVLGPAGFYDKQWFDAFLDTTGPNVVDGVTHHIYNLGAGVDPTLINKIQDPSFLDQIAETYRDVAATIERHSPWAGAWVGEAGGAYNSGGRYVSHSFVDGFWYLDQLGMTAKFNHKVFCRQSLIGGNYGLLNTNTFIPNPDYYGALLWHRLMGTSVLSTSHTGSSYLRAYSHCSKKTTGIAVLVINMSKYTTFEVTVEDDAKIYEYDQEGYVNAYEREEYHLTPKDGNILSDVLLLNGVALKLTGASGIPAMEPRVVDASLPMKIAPRSIVFAVLKGFKATACA; encoded by the exons ATGGGATCAAATATTTTCATCATCTGGTGCCTCATAGCACTGTCGTGCTTGTGTTGTGATGCTGTAGAAGTGAAGCTGGTAGTGAAAGGATCGAAATCCATAGCAAAAACTGATGAAGATTTCATCTGTGCCACTCTTGATTGGTGGCCTGAGACCAAATGCAACTACAATCAGTGCCCCTGGGGCAAAGCTGGCATTCTCAATCTG GATTTGAAGAACAAGATTCTTGCAAATGCCATCAGAG CATTTAGCAGCCTGAGGATTAGGATAGGAGGTTCTTTGCAAGATCAGGTGGTGTACGATGTTGTTGGGGCATCGCTTCGAAAATGCCCTCATTTCAAGAGAATGGAGGGTGGGTTGTTCGGATTCTCTAAAGGGTGTCTGCCTAAGGAGAGATGGGATCAAATCAACAACTTCTTTCATGAAATGGG GGTTAGGTTGACATTCGGCTTGAATGCATTGGTGGGGATGAGGAAGGGAGGAGGACCCGATGATTCCCTCATGGTAGGCGAATGGGACTCAAAAAACGCGTATGATTTGATCAACTACACAGCCTCCAAAGGGTACAAGATTGATTCATATGAACTTG GAAACGAGCTGTGTGGGAGCGGTGTGTCTGCAAGAGTTGAGGCAGTGCAGTATGCAAAGGACACTGTAGCACTCAAGAAAATAGTAGCTAAGTTTTACCCAAATCCTGCCACTAGGCCAAAGGTGCTAGGCCCTGCAGGGTTCTACGACAAGCAGTGGTTCGATGCATTTCTTGACACGACGGGACCTAATGTCGTTGATGGTGTCACGCACCACATCTACAACCTCGGTGCAG GTGTTGATCCCACCCTCATCAACAAGATTCAAGATCCGAGCTTTCTTGATCAGATAGCGGAGACATACAGGGATGTTGCAGCCACCATCGAGCGACACAGCCCGTGGGCAGGGGCGTGGGTCGGGGAGGCTGGTGGTGCTTACAATAGTGGTGGCAGATATGTCTCACACTCCTTTGTTGATGGATTCTG gtaCTTAGATCAATTGGGAATGACAGCAAAATTCAACCATAAGGTCTTCTGCAGACAATCCTTAATAGGAGGAAACTATGGTTTACTCAACACAAACACATTCATCCCAAATCCAGATTACTATGG TGCTCTCTTGTGGCACCGGTTGATGGGGACGAGCGTGCTCTCCACCTCCCACACAGGCTCCTCCTACCTGCGCGCCTACTCACATTGCTCGAAGAAAACA ACAGGCATTGCAGTACTTGTGATCAACATGTCCAAATATACAACCTTTGAAGTTACTGTTGAAGATGATGCAAAGATATATGAATATGACCAAGAAGGTTATGTTAATGCATATGAGAGAGAAGAGTACCATTTGACCCCAAAAGATGGCAACATTTTGAGTGATGTTTTGCTGCTGAATGGAGTGGCGTTGAAGCTCACCGGAGCTTCTGGTATACCGGCAATGGAGCCACGCGTTGTTGATGCTTCATTGCCTATGAAGATCGCGCCGCGTTCCATAGTTTTCGCGGTGCTGAAAGGCTTCAAGGCCACAGCTTGTGCCTAG
- the LOC121769278 gene encoding protein GDAP2 homolog isoform X2 — MYRSGAATTYRGGMPTDSGDSVVTLDQVPCWSDSDFRYSYENEDPGFQNLHFPDPLTAASEGENGGNGMVSKFPMDREINSKIYLWMGNPWNLEVDAVVNSTNENLDEAHSSPGLHAAAGPGLAEECSTLGGCRTGMAKVTNAYDLPARRVIHTVGPKYAVKYHTAAENALSHCYRSCLELLIDNGLRSIAMGCIYTEAKNYPREPAAHVAIRTVRRFFEKQKDKIHAVVFCTTTSSDTEIYKRLLPLYFPRDKLEEEMAVSKLPADVGDENGETVIDERKIRIQPLPNLKKAASRPPQTSTDLADSNISLARRDSSYLESYLDPAFMSLIKDPDQRRREQWEKSAQARNGWSFAKMLGYGDIGSPPLSAAEEYSLHSRYLAKANSLNLSDIAEMKIVYRGGVDSEGRPVMVVVGAHFLLRCLDLERFVLYIVKEFEPLIQKPYTIVYFHSTASLQIQPDLGWMKRLEQILGRKHQRNLHAIYILHPTFGLKTAILGLQMLVDNVVWKKVVYVDLLLQLFKYVPREQLTIPDFVFQHDIEVNGGKGLLVDPRTKYVYTRP, encoded by the exons ATGTACCGGTCTGGGGCCGCAACCACTTACCGAGGTGGAATGCCAACAGATAGTGGGGACTCTGTTGTGACCCTAGATCAAGTCCCGTGTTGGAGCGATTCAGACTTTAGGTACTCATATGAGAATGAAGATCCGGGGTTCCAGAATCTGCATTTTCCAGACCCATTGACTGCAGCATCTGAAGGGGAGAATGGTGGAAATGGAATGGTATCGAAGTTTCCCATGGATCGTGAAATTAACTCGAAAATATATCTTTGGATGGGCAACCCGTGGAATCTTGAGGTGGATGCTGTTGTAAATTCTACAAATGAG AACTTAGATGAAGCTCATAGTAGTCCTGGTCTGCATGCTGCAGCAGGACCGGGCCTTGCAGAAGAATGTTCAACCCTG GGTGGCTGTCGAACAGGAATGGCAAAAGTTACTAATGCTTATGATCTTCCAGCAAG GAGGGTCATACATACTGTAGGTCCCAAATATGCTGTAAAGTATCACACCGCTGCAGAGAATGCACTCAGTCATTGTTATCGATCTTGCCTTGAACTTCTCATTGATAATGGACTTCGCAG CATTGCTATGGGCTGTATATACACAGAAGCCAAAAACTATCCACGAGAACCAGCTGCACATGTGGCCATAA GAACCGTGAGGCGATTTTTTGAGAAACAAAAGGATAAAATACATGCAGTCGTTTTTTGTACCACAACATCATCTGATACAGAGATATACAAAAG ATTGCTTCCGCTTTACTTTCCACGTGATAAACTTGAAGAGGAGATGGCTGTTTCGAAGCTTCCTGCTGATGTTGGAGATGAAAATGGTGAGACGGTCATAGATGAACGCAAAATAAGGATACAACCTTTACCCAATTTGAAAAAGGCCGCCTCAAGACCTCCACAGACCTCTACTGATCTGGCAGACAGCAATATATCATTAGCAAGACG GGACTCATCGTACTTGGAGTCTTATCTGGATCCTGCATTCATGTCCCTGATCAAAGATCCAGATCAGAGGCGCAGAGAACAATGGGAAAAATCCGCTCAGGCTCGAAATGGTTGGAGTTTTGCTAAAATGCTTGGATATGGAGACATTGGGAGTCCTCCTTTATCAGCTGCTGAAGAATACTCGCTCCATTCTCGATACCTTGCTAAAGCAAATTCACTTAATCTTTCTGATATTGCTGAAATGAAAATTGT TTACCGGGGTGGGGTTGATAGTGAAGGTCGTCCGGTGATGGTGGTGGTTGGAGCCCACTTTCTCCTAAGATGTCTTGATCTGGAGCGGTTTGTGCTTTACATAGTGAAG GAGTTTGAGCCATTGATACAGAAGCCTTACACAATAGTTTATTTCCACTCTACTGCATCATTGCAGAT ACAACCAGATCTGGGGTGGATGAAAAGGTTAGAGCAAATACTTGGTCGGAAACACCAACGCAATCTCCAT GCAATATACATTCTCCATCCAACCTTTGGTCTGAAGACTGCAATTTTAGGATTGCAGATGCTTGTAGATAATGTG